From one Lolium rigidum isolate FL_2022 chromosome 4, APGP_CSIRO_Lrig_0.1, whole genome shotgun sequence genomic stretch:
- the LOC124706437 gene encoding pentatricopeptide repeat-containing protein CRP1, chloroplastic-like, which yields MPASLLPPTFLPHHRHRHRHRLRLPVPSCSPSSSVSTSTASRYDFEPLLAYLSDPSTVASLTSPSPPPSVPAPEHRLAASYSAVPSHEWHALLRGLAASDASLPLAFALLPFLQRHRLCFPLDLLLSSLIHSLSVSGRLLPHSLLLSFPPSLSDPPSPLLLNSLLAASAAASRPAVALRLLALLRENNFLPDLASYSHLITSLLNTRDPPDAAILERLLGDLKESRLEPDAPLFSDLISAFARAALPDAALELLASAQAIGLTPRSNAVTALISALGVAGRVPEAEALFLEFFLAGEIKPRTRAYNALLKGYVKIGSLKNAEQVLDEMSDCGVAPDEATYSLLVDAYTRAGRWESARILLKEMDADGVKPSSYVFSRILAGFRDRGEWQKSFAVLREMQAIGVHPDRHFYNVMIDAFGKYNCLGHAMDAFNRMRQEGIEPDVVTWNTLIDAHCKGGRHDRAMELFNEMRESNCPPSTTTYNIMINLLGEQEQWARVETMMSEMKEQGLLPNIITYTTLVDVYGRSGRFKEAIDCIDAMKADGLKPSHTMYHALVNAYAQRGLADHALNVVKAMRTDGLEASTVVLNSLINAFGEDRRVVEAFSVLQFMKENDFRPDVITYTTLMKALIRVEQFDKVPVIYEEMITAGCAPDRKARAMLRSALRYMKHTRVA from the exons ATGCCCGCCTCGCTCCTCCCCCCGACCTTCCtcccccaccaccgccaccgccaccgccaccgcctccgttTACCTGTACCCAGCTGCTCCCCTTCTTCCTCAGTCTCCACTTCCACCGCCAGCCGCTACGACTTCGAGCCGCTGCTCGCCTACCTCTCCGACCCCTCCACCGTCGCCTCCCTCACGTCGCCGTCCCCTCCGCCCTCCGTTCCCGCCCCCGAGCACCGCCTCGCCGCCTCCTACTCCGCCGTGCCATCGCACGAGTGGCACGCTCTGCTACGGGGCCTCGCCGCCAGCGACGCGTCCCTGCCGCTCGCCTTCGCGCTGCTCCCCTTCCTCCAGCGCCACCGCCTCTGCTTCCCTCTCGACCTGCTCCTCTCGTCGCTCATCCACTCCCTCTCCGTCTCCGGGCGCCTGCTCCCGCACTCGCTGCTGCTCTCCTTCCCCCCGTCCCTCTCCGACCCGCCCTCGCCGCTGCTGCTCAActccctcctcgccgcctccgccgccgcctcccgccccgccgtCGCGCTGCGGCTCCTCGCGCTCCTCCGCGAGAACAACTTCCTCCCGGACCTCGCCTCCTACTCGCACCTCATCACCTCGCTGCTCAACACGCGGGACCCGCCCGACGCCGCCATCCTCGAGCGCCTCCTCGGCGACCTCAAAGAGTCGCGCCTCGAGCCGGACGCCCCGCTCTTCTCCGACCTCATCTCCGCCTTCGCGCGGGCCGCGCTCCCGGACGCAGCGCTCGAACTCCTCGCCTCCGCGCAGGCCATCGGGCTCACGCCACGCTCCAATGCCGTCACCGCGCTCATCTCCGCGCTCGGTGTCGCGGGCCGCGTGCCCGAGGCTGAAGCGCTGTTCCTGGAATTCTTCCTTGCCGGAGAAATCAAGCCGAGGACGCGAGCGTACAACGCGCTGCTCAAAGGGTATGTGAAAATTGGGTCGCTCAAGAACGCCGAgcaggtgctcgacgaaatgtcGGACTGTGGAGTAGCGCCGGATGAGGCCACTTACAGCTTACTCGTGGACGCATACACGAGGGCTGGGCGGTGGGAGAGCGCAAGGATACTGCTCAAGGAGATGGACGCTGACGGAGTCAAACCCAGCTCGTATGTGTTCAGCCGGATCCTTGCGGGATTCCGTGATAGGGGGGAATGGCAGAAGTCATTTGCGGTACTTCGTGAGATGCAGGCAATTGGCGTACATCCAGACCGGCATTTCTACAATGTCAtgatagatgcgtttgggaagtaCAATTGCCTTGGGCACGCCATGGATGCATTTAACCGGATGCGACAAGAAGGGATTGAGCCGGATGTTGTCACGTGGAACACACTTATCGATGCACATTGTAAGGGAGGGCGGCATGATCGTGCCATGGAGCTGTTTAACGAGATGCGTGAAAGCAACTGCCCACCAAGCACGACCACATATAACATCATGATCAATTTGCTTGGTGAACAAGAGCAGTGGGCAAGGGTGGAAACAATGATGTCAGAGATGAAGGAACAGGGTTTGCTTCCCAACATTATCACCTACACTACACTTGTGGATGTGTATGGGAGATCTGGTAGATTCAAGGAGGCAATTGATTGCATTGACGCGATGAAGGCCGACGGCCTCAAGCCATCCCACACCATGTACCATgcccttgtcaatgcctacgcccAAAGG GGTTTAGCAGACCATGCATTAAATGTGGTCAAGGCCATGAGAACAGATGGCTTAGAGGCTAGCACGGTAGTGCTCAACTCACTGATTAATGCTTTTGGTGAGGATAGAAGGGTTGTTGAAGCATTCTCCGTGCTTCAGTTCATGAAGGAAAAT GATTTTAGGCCCGACGTTATTACATACACGACACTGATGAAAGCTCTAATCCGTGTTGAGCAGTTTGACAAG GTTCCAGTTATCTACGAAGAAATGATTACAGCAGGATGTGCCCCTGATCGGAAAGCTAGAGCGATGCTGCGCTCAGCTTTAAGATATATGAAACACACGAGGGTTGCATAG